From Bradyrhizobium sp. sBnM-33:
ATATAGGCGGGGTTTTCGTGTGCCGGTGAGGAGGACGGCATTGCGACCTATGCGATCCCGCTGACCTGACCATCGAATTGCGCGGAACGAATACGATCCGTTCGGTGTTTCACTACCGGAAGGTGCATCATGCCTGTGTGGATGGAAATTCTGATCAATTTGATCGGTTATGCCGGCTTCATCGCCATCGCGACCTATCACAAATCGCCGGGCGAAAAATTGCCGGACCGTTGAGTGCCTTCTGGGCTGCGCTAGTTCGCCCTGTGTGGTTCACCCGCAGTGCGAACGAGCCGATCGGCCTTGATCAGCGCTTGGCCGCTTTCAGTTTGCGGCCGCAATGAAAAGCTGATGACGACGAAGGCGAGGCAAAATAGCAGGCCGACCACCATGACGCGCCGATGGGTCGGTTTGTCCGCATTGTGAAACGAAGGGACCATGGCCTGCTTTCCTGAAAGCCATCCCTATCGCAATGCCGGATACTGACAACGCGATTTTGGTTTTAACCTAACTGAATAGGGTTATCTCCGCTTTCGAAACAGCCATGCTCGCGGCCCGCACGGGCGCCTACAGTTCGGCCTTCATCCATCGCGCAGCGGAGCAAGACTCCCTTTGTTCTCCTAGAACGAACAGGGGGTGCGTTTCGGGCACGGTTGCTTTCTTACGATACCGTTACCTCGCCCTGTCGGCGGTCGAACCTTTTTGGCGCAGTCCATACCTATCTAAAAAGGTGCTGCGATGACCCAGGCCGACCACTATCGAGAACAATCCGACAGAGCCCGACAGCTCGCCGAAGCCATCAAGGATCCGGAAGCTTCGAAGAAACTGATCGAGATGGCCGAGGAATTCCGGCTCTACGCCGAGCGGCTGGAACAGATGCACTAGAACCTTTGCGGTTCCGACTGAATCAGAACTGGCTCCAGATTTTTGTTCGACGCCTTTTCGCGAGACGGTTTCCACTTCACTCGAATACGTTGTGAGCTTGATCGGACGCGCGGGGCTTTAAGCTTCTGTTTACCTCTTTGCATCATGGCGCCCTGCCGTTAACCCAACCTCTTTACAAGACGTAAACGCGAGCCTGACAAGTTTTGATCAGGAGGGTTGCACCCATGGTCATTTACCCCATACCGGTTGAAGTGACACAAGCCAGAATCCAACTCGTCGTCGATCAGGCCGCCAAGGCGCCGCCGCATACGATCAATCAGGATCTAAGGGCCGTCGACCATGCCAAGGCAGCCGCCATCGAAGCGGCCCTGGCTGACTTACAGACCGACGAACCGTCGCGGGTGGACGTCAAGGTCTGACCTGAAGGGAATACCGCACGCAAGGGCCAGACTGCGTCCGTCCCTGCTCTCTCACGCTCGCCATGCGAGCCGTTGTCCTTGCGGGAGCGCTCGACATGCTCGTTGCGCGTCAAGTCAGGCATATCCTCCGTTAATGCATCAGGCGCGGCACGATAACCGATACCGCCAGCAATGCGCCGAGGCTGCTCACCACGGACAATTTCATCCGGGCCGTCCTGGCGTCGGTAATCGGGAGTACGAAAAAGAAAACCATCGCAACAGTGAGCACGCCGTAAAGCAGGTACATAGTCGATCCCTCCGTTAGCGCCACAATGGGCAGAAGGAGCCGGTTGCGTATGTGTAGGGGATCACGCCGGTGACGCGGCGCCGCCCGACGACATCCGTCTGAAAGCACAGCGGCGACCAAACGCAGCGAAATCACCCGTCCGCGTGGGACGCAATTTCGACAATCTTGCAATTTTACGCTTTTGGTTGTTCTAATCGCAACGTGAGCGTGCGACACCGGTTTGATCAAAATTCGAGAGAAAAAGAAATGCTCGGGAAGTTTCTGCGCGACGAGGGCGGCGCCACCGCAATCGAATACAGCCTCATTGCCGGGTTTATCGCCTTGGCCATCATCGCCGCCGTCGGAATGACCGGCGAAAGGCTCGTAACGCTATTCGAGAGTCTTATTACCGCGTTGACGCTTTAGGTTTGCGATTAAGATGTCACGCCGAAGGTGCGAATGGCGAGCTCTACCAACATCCAGCGCATTAGCCAGCGAAAGCCAGAACAAGCACTAACGCGGCAACGCCGTTAAGCCCTGCCAAAAATATCGCCCGGCGAGCGGGAGTGCTCAGCACAATATTGCCTCCCCGCGCCTGTTCGGCTGGTTAGGGAGCCTGTTGAGCGGGACCTTCGCGCACCATGGCTACGCGATCCAATAAATTGCTGTTCCAACGACAACGAGAGCAATGGCACCAGCTACCAAAGCCCCGAGTTTTCGCTCGGACTTTGTAGGCAAATCTTCCCGCGCCGCATTCTCTTCAGCGGGATCTTGTTTCATGCGACACCTCTACAGATTCAAAACCGGCGTAGCGGTTTCGTTCCTCGGAACCCAGGTTCGAAATTTATCGACAGGAGGACGAGAGCAACGGGTTCGCGAGCGCGTTGGTTTGGCGAGCTCTCGAGTGCATCGCCCTTGATCTTCGCCCAAGCGGGGCATCGTCCCGCAGCCTGACCGCTGCGCGACGAGCGCTTCGCATTCGCCTGCATCGATGGCCTTCTGAGATCACGTAGCTCTCAGTGCGAACGGCTGCGAACGAACCCGCACTTTATCCGCACGTTATCGGTGACCTCTGGTGCACTTTGCTGCTATTTTCCGCCCGAACCGCCCAACGCAAACAAGATGTCTGAACGTTCTCAGGAGGACAAGAAACATGCGCTATCTCCACACCATGCTGCGCGTCCGCAATCTCGATACCGCGATGAAGTTCTACCGGGATGCGCTGGGGCTGAAGGAAGTACGCCGGGTCGACAACGACAAGGGCCGGTTCACGCTGGTGTTCCTGTGCGCGCCGGAGGACGAAGGCCTGCTCAGGGCCGCTCCCCAGAACCGCGGTGCGCCACTGGTCGAGCTCACCTATAATTGGGACGAGGAGAAATACGGCGAAGACCGCTATTTCGGTCACCTCGCCTACGAGGTCGACGACATCTACGCGACCTGCGACCGCCTGATGAAGGCGGGCATCACCATCAACCGGCCGCCGCGCGACGGCAACATGGCTTTCGTCCGCTCGCCGGATCTGCATTCGATCGAGCTGCTGCAGAAGGGCGAACCGAAGCCGCCGGCTGAACCGTGGACCTCGATGCCGAACACCGGTCACTGGTAGGCCTTGTACAACTTCTTCATCCACGTCCGTCATTCGAGCTACCGGCTCGTGACCAGAGCGGACGCGCCATTTCCTGACCAGACAAGCGAAAGCGAATGGCGGCTGACGCGTAGCCGCCATTCCGACGACGTCAACGCCGAAGTGCGCGAGGCGCTCGACCGTGACGGCTACTCGCTGTTTCGGATTGGACTGTCGCTCGCGGAAATCCCAAAACCTTAAAACGTTCCTGCGCCCGGGTTCTTTTCCGGGCAGGAACCACCCCTCGCACGCCGAGTTTTCTCCTCGAATACCTTTGAGGAGGAGACGATGGGACGAGGAATTCTGCTTTGGTTGCTGGGCGTGCCTATTCCGGTGATCATTCTGCTATGGCTGTTCTTCGGCCACTAACCGGCCGACGCCACGAGTAATGCGAGAAGCGGGCTCTGTCGCACTGCGGCAGAGCTCAATTTTATTGGCTCGGGACCCGCGCGAACGGGCGCTTTTTCTCTGATCTTCGGCTATTAACAGCCAATCAGAAAAACAGCGGGAGCAACGGGTGACCGACAACAACAAACAACAATTCACCATCTGGGGCCGTGCCAATTCGGTCAACGTGCAAAAAGTGCTGTGGTGCCTCGCCGAACTCGACCTCGCTTATCAGCGTATCGATGCCGGCATGCAGTTCGGCAAGAACAGCGAGCCTGCCTATCTGGCGATGAATCCGAACGGCCGCG
This genomic window contains:
- a CDS encoding Flp family type IVb pilin produces the protein MLGKFLRDEGGATAIEYSLIAGFIALAIIAAVGMTGERLVTLFESLITALTL
- a CDS encoding VOC family protein, which gives rise to MRYLHTMLRVRNLDTAMKFYRDALGLKEVRRVDNDKGRFTLVFLCAPEDEGLLRAAPQNRGAPLVELTYNWDEEKYGEDRYFGHLAYEVDDIYATCDRLMKAGITINRPPRDGNMAFVRSPDLHSIELLQKGEPKPPAEPWTSMPNTGHW